Proteins co-encoded in one Acidovorax sp. 69 genomic window:
- the nuoE gene encoding NADH-quinone oxidoreductase subunit NuoE, which translates to MSSTESKNLTAGAITEATLTRFACEVAKYPPEQAQSAVMACLTIVQQEQGWVSVESEAVIAEYLGMAQIAVHEVTTFYNMYNQQPTGKYKLNVCTNLPCQLRDGQKALHHLEKKLGVTMGETTSDGMFTLQQCECLGACADAPVMLVNDRTMCSFMDNDKLDQLVDGLRAAEGQA; encoded by the coding sequence ATGAGCAGTACCGAATCGAAGAACCTGACCGCTGGTGCCATAACCGAGGCAACACTCACCCGCTTTGCGTGCGAAGTGGCCAAGTACCCGCCCGAGCAGGCGCAGTCCGCCGTGATGGCTTGCCTGACCATCGTGCAGCAGGAGCAGGGCTGGGTCAGCGTCGAGAGCGAGGCTGTGATCGCAGAGTACCTTGGCATGGCCCAGATCGCGGTGCATGAAGTCACCACGTTCTACAACATGTATAACCAGCAGCCGACAGGCAAGTACAAGCTCAACGTCTGTACCAATCTGCCTTGCCAGCTGCGCGACGGCCAGAAGGCGTTGCACCACCTTGAGAAGAAGCTGGGCGTGACCATGGGCGAGACCACGTCCGATGGCATGTTCACCCTGCAGCAGTGCGAGTGTCTCGGCGCTTGCGCCGATGCGCCGGTGATGCTGGTCAACGACCGCACCATGTGTAGCTTTATGGACAACGACAAGCTCGACCAGCTCGTGGACGGTCTTCGTGCCGCTGAGGGGCAAGCATGA
- the nuoF gene encoding NADH-quinone oxidoreductase subunit NuoF, which yields MTAAQKILSQFQATGVQTCFHDRHINPQIVAGLDGTNWSIKDYEARGGYAALRKILAQGEGEGLTQDQVIATVKESGLRGRGGAGFPTGLKWSFMPRSFPGQKYLVCNSDEGEPGTCKDRDILQFNPHIVIEGMIIAAYAMGISVGYNYIHGEIFQTYDRFEEALEEARAAGYLGDKILGSNFSFQLHAAHGFGAYICGEETALLESLEGKKGQPRFKPPFPASFGLYGKPTTINNTETFAAVPWIIRNGGAAYLECGKPNNGGTKIFSVSGDVEKPGNYEIPLGTPFAKLLELAGGVRKGRQLKAVIPGGSSSPVLPTSIIMDCTMDYDSIAKAGSMLGSGAVIVMDDSRSMVESLLRLSYFYSHESCGQCTPCREGTGWMWRVIDRIQHGQGRDGDLDLLNSVADNIQGRTICALGDAAAMPVRAMIKHFRPEFEALIRTKAVQAATSV from the coding sequence ATCACCGCCGCACAGAAGATCCTCTCGCAGTTCCAGGCCACCGGCGTTCAGACCTGCTTCCATGACCGTCACATCAATCCGCAGATTGTTGCGGGCCTCGATGGCACGAACTGGAGTATCAAGGACTACGAGGCGCGTGGTGGCTACGCCGCCTTGCGCAAGATCCTTGCCCAGGGTGAAGGCGAAGGCCTCACCCAGGACCAAGTGATCGCCACCGTCAAGGAGTCGGGTCTGCGTGGCCGTGGCGGTGCGGGTTTTCCCACCGGCCTCAAGTGGAGCTTCATGCCCCGCTCGTTCCCCGGCCAGAAGTACCTCGTGTGCAACTCCGACGAAGGTGAGCCAGGGACTTGCAAGGACCGCGACATCCTTCAGTTCAATCCACACATCGTCATCGAAGGCATGATCATCGCGGCGTACGCGATGGGCATCTCTGTGGGCTACAACTACATCCACGGCGAGATTTTCCAGACTTATGACCGCTTCGAGGAAGCCCTTGAAGAAGCGCGAGCCGCCGGTTACCTGGGCGACAAGATCCTGGGTAGCAATTTCAGCTTCCAGCTGCATGCCGCCCACGGTTTCGGCGCCTACATTTGTGGCGAAGAAACCGCACTGCTCGAATCACTGGAAGGTAAGAAGGGGCAGCCGCGCTTCAAGCCGCCGTTCCCAGCCAGCTTCGGCCTGTATGGCAAGCCTACGACCATCAACAACACTGAAACCTTTGCGGCCGTGCCGTGGATCATCCGTAACGGTGGTGCGGCTTATCTTGAATGTGGCAAGCCCAACAACGGCGGCACCAAGATTTTTTCTGTGTCTGGTGATGTGGAAAAGCCTGGTAACTATGAAATTCCGCTGGGCACGCCCTTTGCCAAGTTGCTTGAACTGGCCGGTGGCGTGCGCAAGGGGCGTCAGCTCAAAGCTGTGATTCCTGGTGGTTCGTCGTCTCCTGTGCTGCCAACGTCCATCATCATGGACTGCACGATGGATTACGACTCCATTGCCAAGGCTGGCTCCATGTTGGGTTCGGGTGCAGTCATTGTCATGGACGACTCGCGGAGCATGGTCGAGAGCCTGCTGCGTCTGTCGTATTTCTATTCGCACGAGTCCTGCGGTCAGTGCACGCCTTGCCGTGAAGGAACGGGCTGGATGTGGCGGGTGATTGACCGTATTCAGCATGGGCAGGGCCGTGACGGTGATCTGGACCTGCTCAATTCGGTGGCAGACAACATTCAAGGTCGCACGATTTGCGCCCTCGGCGATGCTGCAGCAATGCCCGTGCGCGCCATGATCAAACACTTCCGTCCCGAGTTTGAGGCACTGATCCGGACCAAGGCCGTGCAGGCTGCGACCTCCGTTTGA
- the nuoG gene encoding NADH-quinone oxidoreductase subunit NuoG — translation MVEIELDGQKVEVAEGCMVMHAAEKAGTYIPHFCYHKKLSIAANCRMCLVDVEKAPKPMPACATPVTQGMVVRTKSDKAIKAQQSVMEFLLINHPLDCPICDQGGECQLQDLAVGYGGSSSRYEEEKRVVPVKDVGPLISMQEMSRCIHCTRCVRFGQEVAGVMELGMIHRGEHSEITTVVGDTIDSELSGNMIDICPVGALTSKPFRYSARTWELSRRRSVSPHDSTGSNLIVQVKNHKVMRVVPLENEAVNECWIADRDRFSYEALNGGDRLTQPMLKHGGMWKEVDWQTALEYVANGLKNIKNDHGASAIGALVSPHSTLEELYLASALVRGMGCDNIDYRLRNAEFAVSEGIRWLGTSIASLSALQRVLVVGSNLRKDHPLFAQRIRQAARHGCQVNAVDSVVHDWAMPVGQFVAQHASQWVQILGGIASAVAQEKGIAAPEGAAPSDDAAQAIARSLLGGDRKAVLLGNAAAHHAQAAQLLALAGWIAENTGATVGYLTEAANTVGAQFAGAQPVNGGLNAGQMLSGGLKAALLLNTEPVYDSAAGARAAAALSDAEMVVTLSPFKANMEFSDVLLPIAPFTETSGSFVNAEGRLQSFHAVVRPLGDTRPGWKVLRVLANLLGVPGFDFETSQDVLARATDTPAGKFTQVPVAQLSNAVKTVPVATAAVGEPAVASIYQLDGLVRRSTSLQLTADARTAREGVAA, via the coding sequence ATGGTTGAAATTGAACTGGACGGTCAGAAAGTAGAAGTCGCCGAAGGTTGCATGGTGATGCATGCAGCCGAAAAGGCCGGTACCTACATTCCCCATTTCTGTTACCACAAGAAGCTTTCGATCGCGGCCAACTGCCGCATGTGCCTGGTGGATGTGGAAAAAGCCCCCAAGCCCATGCCTGCCTGCGCCACGCCCGTGACGCAAGGCATGGTCGTGCGCACCAAGAGCGACAAGGCGATCAAGGCCCAGCAGTCGGTCATGGAGTTCCTGCTCATCAACCACCCGCTGGATTGCCCCATTTGCGACCAAGGCGGCGAATGCCAATTGCAGGATTTGGCCGTGGGCTACGGTGGCTCTTCCTCGCGCTATGAGGAAGAGAAGCGCGTCGTGCCCGTCAAGGATGTTGGTCCGCTGATTTCCATGCAGGAAATGAGCCGCTGCATTCACTGCACCCGTTGCGTGCGTTTTGGTCAGGAAGTGGCCGGCGTGATGGAATTGGGCATGATCCACCGTGGCGAGCATTCCGAAATCACCACCGTGGTCGGCGATACGATCGACTCCGAGCTGTCGGGCAACATGATCGATATTTGTCCCGTGGGCGCGTTGACCAGCAAGCCGTTTCGCTACAGCGCTCGCACCTGGGAACTGTCGCGCCGCCGCTCGGTCAGTCCGCACGATTCGACCGGTTCCAATCTGATTGTCCAGGTCAAGAATCACAAGGTTATGCGTGTGGTCCCGCTGGAGAACGAGGCCGTCAACGAATGCTGGATCGCTGATCGCGATCGTTTTTCTTACGAAGCGCTCAATGGTGGTGATCGCCTGACCCAGCCTATGCTCAAGCATGGCGGCATGTGGAAGGAAGTCGATTGGCAGACTGCGTTGGAGTATGTCGCCAACGGCTTGAAGAACATCAAGAACGACCATGGCGCCAGTGCTATCGGTGCTTTGGTCAGCCCACATAGCACGCTTGAGGAGCTGTACCTGGCCTCGGCTTTGGTCCGCGGTATGGGGTGCGACAACATTGACTACCGCCTGCGCAATGCTGAATTTGCGGTCTCTGAAGGTATCCGTTGGCTCGGGACCTCGATCGCATCCTTGTCTGCGCTGCAGCGCGTGCTGGTCGTAGGATCTAACTTGCGCAAGGATCACCCGCTGTTCGCCCAGCGAATCCGCCAGGCCGCGCGCCATGGTTGCCAAGTCAATGCCGTCGATTCTGTCGTTCACGACTGGGCGATGCCGGTCGGACAATTTGTGGCTCAGCACGCCAGCCAATGGGTTCAGATCCTGGGCGGGATTGCTTCCGCTGTGGCCCAGGAAAAAGGCATTGCTGCTCCCGAAGGGGCCGCACCTTCGGATGATGCCGCGCAAGCGATCGCCCGTTCCCTGTTGGGCGGTGATCGCAAGGCCGTCCTGCTGGGCAACGCCGCTGCGCACCACGCGCAGGCGGCACAGCTGCTGGCGCTGGCGGGCTGGATCGCCGAGAACACGGGTGCAACAGTAGGCTATCTGACGGAAGCCGCTAACACGGTGGGAGCCCAGTTTGCGGGCGCTCAACCCGTCAATGGTGGTCTGAATGCAGGTCAAATGCTTTCCGGTGGTTTGAAGGCTGCCTTGTTGCTCAATACCGAGCCGGTTTACGACTCGGCAGCTGGTGCCCGTGCGGCTGCTGCCCTGAGTGATGCAGAGATGGTGGTTACGTTGAGCCCCTTCAAGGCCAATATGGAGTTCAGTGACGTTCTGTTGCCAATTGCCCCGTTCACCGAAACTTCGGGTAGTTTTGTCAACGCTGAAGGCCGTCTGCAAAGTTTCCACGCTGTGGTGCGCCCCCTGGGGGATACCCGCCCGGGGTGGAAGGTTTTGCGTGTACTGGCCAACTTGCTGGGCGTGCCTGGTTTCGACTTCGAAACCTCGCAGGACGTGCTAGCCCGTGCCACGGACACTCCTGCAGGCAAGTTCACACAAGTGCCCGTTGCACAGCTGTCCAACGCCGTGAAAACGGTTCCTGTGGCCACTGCCGCAGTTGGAGAACCCGCAGTCGCATCTATCTATCAACTCGACGGCTTGGTGCGCCGTTCCACGTCGCTGCAGCTGACAGCCGACGCGCGCACGGCACGTGAAGGAGTGGCTGCATGA
- the nuoH gene encoding NADH-quinone oxidoreductase subunit NuoH — protein MIDAIYNAGLNLLSFGWWTGMVWPVLWIVIKIVCILAPLMGAVAYLTLWERKLLGFMQVRHGPNRVGPMGLLQPIADALKLLTKEIIQPTAASKGLFVLGPVMAIMPALAAWVAIPFGPDVALANVNAGLLLVMAITSIEVYGVIIAGWASNSKYAFLGALRASAQMVSYEIAMGFCFLVVIMVSGSMNLTEIVMGQARGMAADKGLTFLSWNWLPLLPIFLVYLISGVAETNRHPFDVVEGEAEIVAGHMVEYSGMGFAIFFLAEYASMWLVSILAALMFLGGWLSPIDSALFNWIPGWIWLGLKTFLVVSMFIWIRATFPRFRYDQIMRLGWKIFIPVTLVYLLFVGGWLLSPWNIWK, from the coding sequence ATGATCGACGCGATCTATAACGCGGGCCTGAACCTGCTTTCCTTTGGATGGTGGACCGGCATGGTCTGGCCGGTACTCTGGATCGTGATCAAAATCGTCTGCATCTTGGCTCCCCTGATGGGGGCTGTGGCCTATCTCACGCTGTGGGAGCGCAAGCTGCTAGGTTTCATGCAGGTGCGTCACGGTCCGAACCGCGTGGGGCCGATGGGTTTGCTGCAACCTATCGCCGACGCGCTGAAGTTGTTGACCAAGGAAATCATCCAGCCCACGGCCGCGAGCAAAGGGTTGTTTGTGCTCGGCCCGGTCATGGCTATCATGCCCGCCTTGGCGGCTTGGGTGGCGATTCCCTTTGGGCCCGACGTAGCGCTGGCCAACGTCAATGCTGGTCTGCTGCTGGTGATGGCCATCACCTCGATTGAGGTGTACGGCGTGATCATTGCTGGCTGGGCATCGAACTCCAAGTACGCGTTCTTGGGCGCATTGCGTGCGTCTGCCCAGATGGTGAGCTACGAAATTGCCATGGGCTTCTGCTTCCTCGTAGTGATCATGGTGTCGGGTAGCATGAATCTGACCGAAATTGTGATGGGGCAGGCTCGTGGCATGGCCGCAGACAAGGGGCTGACTTTTCTGTCGTGGAACTGGTTGCCCCTGTTGCCCATTTTCCTGGTGTATCTGATCTCTGGCGTTGCCGAAACAAATCGCCACCCTTTTGACGTAGTGGAAGGGGAGGCCGAAATCGTGGCCGGTCACATGGTCGAGTATTCGGGCATGGGCTTCGCGATTTTCTTTCTGGCCGAGTACGCCAGCATGTGGCTGGTGTCTATTTTGGCGGCGCTGATGTTCCTGGGCGGCTGGCTGTCGCCGATTGACAGTGCATTGTTCAACTGGATTCCTGGCTGGATTTGGCTGGGCCTCAAGACCTTCCTTGTGGTGTCCATGTTCATCTGGATTCGGGCAACCTTCCCGCGGTTTCGTTATGACCAGATCATGCGTCTGGGCTGGAAGATCTTCATCCCGGTCACGCTGGTATATCTGTTGTTTGTTGGCGGGTGGTTGCTCTCGCCCTGGAATATCTGGAAATAA